One Cervus canadensis isolate Bull #8, Minnesota chromosome 1, ASM1932006v1, whole genome shotgun sequence genomic window carries:
- the TMEM101 gene encoding transmembrane protein 101 isoform X2, producing the protein MASKMGSRRWMLQLIMQLGSVLLTRCPFWGCFSQLMLYAERAEARRKPDIPVPYLYFDMGAAVLCASFMSFGVKRRWFALGAALQLAISTYAAYVGGYVHYGDWLKAYSLQHSKEDRLAYLNHLPGGELMVQLFFVLYGVLALAFLSGYYVTLAAQILAVLLPPVMLLIDGNVAYWHNTRRVEFWNQMKLLGESVGIFGAAVILATDG; encoded by the exons ATGGCGTCGAAGATGGGTTCGCGACGGTGGATGTTGCAGCTGATCATGCAGTTGGGTTCTGTGTTGCTCACACGCTGCCCCTTCTGGGGCTGCTTCAGCCAGCTCATGCTGTATGCTGAGAGGGCCGAGGCGCGCCG GAAGCCCGACATCCCAGTACCCTACCTGTACTTCGACATGGGGGCGGCCGTGCTGTGCGCTAGCTTCATGTCCTTTGGAGTGAAGCGGCGCTGGTTCGCTCTGGGGGCCGCACTCCAGCTTGCCATTAGCACCTATGCCGCCTACGTCGGGGGCTACGTCCACTACGGGGACTGGCTGAAG GCCTACTCGCTGCAGCACAGCAAGGAGGACCGGCTGGCGTATCTGAACCATCTCCCTGGCGGGGAGCTGATGGTCCAGCTCTTCTTCGTGCTCTATGGCGTCCTGGCCCTGGCCTTCCTGTCGGGCTACTACGTGACCCTGGCTGCCCAGATCTTGGCTGTCCTGCTGCCCCCGGTCATGCTGCTCATTGACGGCAATGTGGCCTATTGGCACAACACACGACGCGTTGAGTTCTGGAACCAGATGAAGCTCCTTGGAGAGAGTGTGGGCATCTTCGGGGCCGCTGTCATCTTGGCCACTGACGGCTGA
- the TMEM101 gene encoding transmembrane protein 101 isoform X1, translating to MASKMGSRRWMLQLIMQLGSVLLTRCPFWGCFSQLMLYAERAEARRKPDIPVPYLYFDMGAAVLCASFMSFGVKRRWFALGAALQLAISTYAAYVGGYVHYGDWLKVRMYSRTVAIIGGFLVLASGAGELYRRKPRSRSLQSTGQVFLGIYLVCVAYSLQHSKEDRLAYLNHLPGGELMVQLFFVLYGVLALAFLSGYYVTLAAQILAVLLPPVMLLIDGNVAYWHNTRRVEFWNQMKLLGESVGIFGAAVILATDG from the exons ATGGCGTCGAAGATGGGTTCGCGACGGTGGATGTTGCAGCTGATCATGCAGTTGGGTTCTGTGTTGCTCACACGCTGCCCCTTCTGGGGCTGCTTCAGCCAGCTCATGCTGTATGCTGAGAGGGCCGAGGCGCGCCG GAAGCCCGACATCCCAGTACCCTACCTGTACTTCGACATGGGGGCGGCCGTGCTGTGCGCTAGCTTCATGTCCTTTGGAGTGAAGCGGCGCTGGTTCGCTCTGGGGGCCGCACTCCAGCTTGCCATTAGCACCTATGCCGCCTACGTCGGGGGCTACGTCCACTACGGGGACTGGCTGAAG GTCCGTATGTACTCACGCACAGTTGCCATCATCGGTGGCTTTCTTGTGCTGGCCAGCGGTGCTGGGGAGCTGTACCGTCGGAAACCCCGCAGCCGTTCCCTCCAGTCCACCGGCCAGGTCTTCCTGGGCATCTACCTCGTCTGTGTG GCCTACTCGCTGCAGCACAGCAAGGAGGACCGGCTGGCGTATCTGAACCATCTCCCTGGCGGGGAGCTGATGGTCCAGCTCTTCTTCGTGCTCTATGGCGTCCTGGCCCTGGCCTTCCTGTCGGGCTACTACGTGACCCTGGCTGCCCAGATCTTGGCTGTCCTGCTGCCCCCGGTCATGCTGCTCATTGACGGCAATGTGGCCTATTGGCACAACACACGACGCGTTGAGTTCTGGAACCAGATGAAGCTCCTTGGAGAGAGTGTGGGCATCTTCGGGGCCGCTGTCATCTTGGCCACTGACGGCTGA